One region of Haloterrigena salifodinae genomic DNA includes:
- a CDS encoding sulfurtransferase, which yields MADTSEYATDALVSPDWLEEHLDEFGNDDPEYRLVEADIEYEESYAEGHIPNAIGFGWGTHLQDSTQRDILKKDQFAEIMGDAGIMEDSTVVLYGDEWNQWAAYTYWQFKYYGHEDVHLLDGGRVYWEENDYPMTTDEPGFPEREYDVSGPFDNIRIYREGVEDALEVDVPLVDVRSAAEYRGEKIAPEGSRETAQRAGHIPDAQNITWSENLEDTGRFKSRAELEDLYADYGITGDSEIITYCRIGERSSITWFTLHELLGYEDVRNYDGSWTEWGNLIRSPVEVETDDPATLATEG from the coding sequence ATGGCCGACACCAGTGAATACGCGACCGACGCACTCGTTTCGCCGGACTGGCTCGAAGAACACCTCGACGAGTTCGGAAACGACGACCCGGAATATCGGTTGGTCGAGGCTGATATCGAGTATGAGGAGTCGTACGCCGAAGGACACATTCCGAACGCAATCGGATTCGGTTGGGGGACGCACCTCCAGGATTCGACACAGCGCGACATCCTGAAAAAGGACCAATTCGCGGAAATTATGGGAGACGCTGGAATTATGGAGGATTCGACGGTCGTCCTCTATGGTGACGAGTGGAATCAGTGGGCCGCGTATACCTACTGGCAGTTCAAGTACTACGGTCACGAAGACGTCCATCTGCTGGACGGCGGACGGGTCTACTGGGAAGAGAACGACTACCCGATGACAACCGACGAACCCGGTTTTCCCGAACGTGAGTACGACGTAAGCGGCCCGTTCGACAATATCCGTATTTATCGGGAGGGCGTTGAGGACGCACTCGAGGTGGACGTTCCGCTTGTAGACGTTCGTAGCGCTGCGGAGTACCGCGGTGAAAAAATCGCTCCCGAAGGAAGTCGGGAGACCGCTCAGCGAGCAGGTCACATTCCGGATGCTCAGAACATTACCTGGAGTGAGAACCTCGAAGATACTGGTCGATTCAAGAGCCGAGCGGAACTGGAGGACCTCTACGCAGACTACGGTATCACCGGTGATAGCGAAATCATCACTTACTGTCGAATCGGCGAGCGCTCGTCGATTACCTGGTTCACACTCCACGAACTCCTCGGATATGAGGACGTCCGTAATTACGACGGTTCGTGGACCGAGTGGGGGAACCTCATTCGCTCCCCTGTCGAGGTAGAGACTGACGATCCCGCAACGTTGGCAACTGAAGGATAG
- a CDS encoding DUF302 domain-containing protein produces MSDTLRTQVDGKFDDVAEKTIDALEDEGFGVLCDIDVQETLKKKLDEDFRQYRILGACNPQLAHQGLEDDLELGTLLPCNVVVYNDDDGVVVSAVDPQRLIAVAENDDLDPIGDDASERFERVLESLS; encoded by the coding sequence ATGTCCGATACGCTTCGTACGCAAGTCGACGGCAAGTTTGACGACGTCGCCGAGAAAACAATCGACGCCCTCGAGGACGAGGGGTTCGGCGTGCTCTGCGATATCGACGTCCAGGAAACGCTGAAAAAGAAACTCGACGAGGACTTCCGACAGTACAGAATCCTAGGTGCGTGTAATCCACAGTTGGCCCATCAGGGACTCGAGGACGACCTCGAACTCGGGACGCTGCTCCCGTGCAACGTCGTCGTCTACAACGATGACGACGGTGTCGTCGTCAGCGCGGTCGATCCGCAGCGTCTGATCGCTGTCGCCGAGAACGACGACCTTGACCCGATCGGCGACGACGCGTCCGAGCGCTTCGAACGGGTTCTCGAGTCACTATCTTGA
- the trxA gene encoding thioredoxin, protein MATNARGASGESLDEPIYIDGRRHLEDVTTAHDVVLVDCYADWCGPCQMLNPVLERLAETTEAVIAKVDVDEHQQLASSFGVRGVPTLVLFADGEQVEQLSGALPEDRLRTLIEGYTE, encoded by the coding sequence ATGGCAACTAATGCACGTGGCGCCTCCGGAGAATCGCTTGACGAACCGATCTACATCGACGGGAGAAGGCACCTTGAGGACGTCACGACGGCACACGACGTCGTCCTCGTGGACTGCTACGCCGACTGGTGTGGCCCCTGTCAGATGCTCAACCCCGTCCTCGAGCGGCTCGCGGAGACGACCGAGGCCGTAATCGCGAAGGTCGACGTCGACGAACACCAGCAGCTCGCGAGTTCGTTCGGCGTTCGCGGCGTGCCGACGCTCGTCCTCTTCGCGGACGGCGAACAGGTCGAACAGCTGTCCGGCGCGCTGCCGGAAGACCGACTCCGTACCCTGATCGAGGGATACACCGAATGA